The window GCGGCGGCTTCCGAAGATCGGGTACACGTCGGACGCGACGCCGACAACCATCTTCATGGCCCACGGCAGTCCAAGCCAGAAGGTAATGCTCGCGACCTCGGCCGGTGTCAGCCGGAGCGTATCCTTCTCGAAGAAGACGAGGGCGACACCGGTGATGCTGCCGGCGCCATAGCAGAAGTACGTGAGGAGCGCCGGGAGATAGGCCGGCCGGAACCCGCCCAGCAGCCGGTGAACAACACTGGCTGCACGGGCGACCGATGGCGCGCCAGTCAGCAGATCTTGCATTGCGCGATCATGTGGCGTCGCCGTCATTTCCCCGAAGCCGCGGTTGATCCATTGGCCGATTCCGTAACGGAAGGGTCACCCTCGTGGGGCGTCAGCGCGCCAACGTAGTAATGTTTCGTACCCTTCGCGTTCATCGCGTCCCCAATCCTGGTGAGGGCGTGAACGTACGCTGCAGTTCGCAGGGACATCGAGTGCTGTTTGGCTAAAGCCCAGATTTTCTCGCCCGCCTCAACCATCTTGCGCTTCAGCCTGGCGTTCACTTCGTCTAACGTCCAGTAGAGCCCCGTCCGATTCTGCACCCACTCGAAATAACTCACCGTGACCCCGCCCGCGTTGGTCAGAATATCGGGGAACACACGAATTCCATTCCGCTCGAGGGTGTCATCTGCGGCAGGGGTGATCGGCCCATTAGCCACCTCAAAGATGAGAGTGGCTTTTATGTCGTCGGCGTTGGCTTCCGTGATCTGATTTTCGAGGGCGGCCGGGATGAGGATATCGACGTCCAGCATCAAGAGCTCTGCATTGGTAAGCCTGTCGTGGTCGACGCTGTGACAGACGGAACCTTTGCAGTAAACCGCTTTGAGTTCACGAGTCGATTCCTTGAATTGCTTCACGCTGGGGATGTCTAACCCGTCTTTGGAATAGATCGCTCCGCTGGAATCGCTGACGGCGACAACCTTGTAACCGGCCTTAAACAGAATCTCCGCCAAGATGGAGCCGGCGTTCCCGAACCCCTGAATGGCGACGGCGGGCTCGTTCGGCAGATGGGAAAACTCGGGCCGCACGGCTTCCATGAGAAAAAAGGTCCCCATCGCCGTCGCTGTCTCACGGCCGAGACTGCCTCCCATCGTCAGTGGTTTTCCCGTGATCACCGCAGGGGTGATGTGCCGGCGGATAATGCTGTACTGATCCATCATCCACCCCATGATCATCTGGTTCGTGTAGACGTCGGGGGCAGGAATGTCGCTGTCGGGACCGATAAAATCCGCGACCGCGTCAATGTATCCCCGGCTCAGCCGCTCGAGTTCAAACCTGGATAGGGCCTTCGGATCAACCGTGATTCCGCCCTTGGCTCCGCCGAACGGGAGGTCCAGGGCGGCGCATTTGAAGGTCATCCAGAACGCCAGCGTTTCGACTTCGTCGAGCGTGACGGCCGCGTGGTATCGGATCCCTCCCTTTGTGG of the Candidatus Rokuibacteriota bacterium genome contains:
- a CDS encoding Glu/Leu/Phe/Val dehydrogenase, whose product is MPGSLLSAAQQRLEAALPYVVLSTDAVERLKRPKLSVTVAIPVRMDNGDLKVFPGYRVHYDDTRGPTKGGIRYHAAVTLDEVETLAFWMTFKCAALDLPFGGAKGGITVDPKALSRFELERLSRGYIDAVADFIGPDSDIPAPDVYTNQMIMGWMMDQYSIIRRHITPAVITGKPLTMGGSLGRETATAMGTFFLMEAVRPEFSHLPNEPAVAIQGFGNAGSILAEILFKAGYKVVAVSDSSGAIYSKDGLDIPSVKQFKESTRELKAVYCKGSVCHSVDHDRLTNAELLMLDVDILIPAALENQITEANADDIKATLIFEVANGPITPAADDTLERNGIRVFPDILTNAGGVTVSYFEWVQNRTGLYWTLDEVNARLKRKMVEAGEKIWALAKQHSMSLRTAAYVHALTRIGDAMNAKGTKHYYVGALTPHEGDPSVTESANGSTAASGK